Part of the Octopus sinensis unplaced genomic scaffold, ASM634580v1 Contig13674, whole genome shotgun sequence genome, TTGGAACTTTTTTGTAAGTGAAAagtacttccgcatctttttgcattccgcgGTCGTGGCAATAAATCCAGGGGCGGATGTTGACATCAGCAGGTTCTGAGGCGAGAAAGAGTCCACACACGTGACATCCCAAGTAAGAGGCTTTCCCCTGTTGAAGGGAAACACAGTGATCCCGTCAGGACTTTTTCCGTCCCCCCGATCGATCCCAGTGGGTTCAAGCAGGGAGGGGATTCCGGTGACTTCCAGGGCTCTCCTGATAATGTCGTTAAGAGCCGCGTGCCGCGGGATATGGCCAGCACTGCGTCTACACGATAAAGCGTGCAGTCCAATGCGACAGATTTTCGCGCCACAGCGGCAGACATGTGGCTCGCGGTGTTCTCGTCATACGTTTAGTCCCAGGCGCAATGAGACGCCGATCCTCAGGCAATCGTCGTTTAATAAGGTTCCAATAGATCCCATATGGATGGCGGTCAACCAAGCCCCTGAATATGGTCGCGAGGCAGCCAATAAACAAGCCAAGCGATGTTGGTTAAGCTTAGGCTTGAGGTTGTTCGACTTCTGATTACAGAGAATCCTGTCCCATTCgtcttgtgcgtgtgtattttgtgGAAGCTCAAGAACATCTCAAGCCAGCGACTTTCTGCGGCGAGTGACTTGAGTCCATAGGAGATTCGGTAACGGGTTAGAGAATCTCTGGACAAAAGTGCTCGTGGCATGTGTAGAAGAAAGGAATTCTGGCAAAGAAAGGTCAGTGGCTGACCGCACACCAATGCCGCCACGACTGATGGGAGTGTTGCCTGTTCCCAGCCAAGATCGTCAAAGGGGCCATTACATATTGATTCGAGGCAAGTCCTGAGAGCATGGTCAAATCTGGAAGGCTCTCGGATTGGCAAAGCATGGAGCGCTTCTAAGTGTAAACAATAGTTTGGGGATGGCGAAACAGTTCCTCAATAGAAACAGGGCCGAATGGGAATCGATGATACCAAGATTACGGGACATTGATACAAGGTTTGATGCTTTTTCTGATAAGGTCCAAACGACACCGGTGTTAAAAATCGGGGAACCCAGAATCTTGAGATTACTGGGCAAACACGATTaaattaattgattttcaaaaacgatgtctttttcattattttgtatgttGATTTCCTACCACGTGATTACTGACCCGATACGTATTAGGGTAAGACCTTTAAGTAAGAACTAATAGAGCCACCTATGGTACCGTCGACTTATCATGTATTATTAATCCTCAGTTTGAGATGGTACCAAGAAAGTAAACGAGATCGGACAAGTTAATATAGTTGACAATGAAGGGGGAGATTTTCCTGATAAAATCTGGTCGATTGGTTTTACAATAtagattttctgattttcatactGGGTTTCACAAACGGGAgcctaatttcttttatattaatcTACTTACATAAGTCTAGAAAACAAGACAATCAAGAATTGGCAAGGTTTTACAAATACGTATTATTACTTGGAACATTGCTTGCTAATTAATTTAACATTACTATTGTGGTGACAggcatttttaacaaaatttaaaaaggcAATAAATTTTAGTCAAATTTGAAATTATCTGCCACCGCGTGGTTTCCTGACAGGATACCCTAACAAAAACTATACAGGCAAACGAATATTTCGACAATTATACAAAacacagaaatttaaaaataaagacaatCAATAGGACAACAATGTATCAAAATTCCTATATGCTAAGCCACTCGATACAACTGTCTCCTCTGCATCCGATACTGAATATCCCCATGTCTAATAAGGTAATTCAACACCTTATGGACCATCCTCTCATCGTATTTCTACCATCACACAACCCCAAACCTGTCTCACGAAATACTGCACAATTGCATGTTCCGAAACCTGTGAACCGATAATCAATCTCCTTTTAATCTGATTCTCTATATTATTCAACGTCTGCAAATCTCCAGTCGATGTAAACCCCTCAACCCCTAAACTAGTAATCGTACACTCACCCCTCAGCGACCCCGAAGTCACAGCACTCAAAGTTGAAACTTGGAACAATCTTATCGCCTCCTCTACTTCTTCCTCCCCCGCAAACGCCTGTAATTTCATTCTGGAAAGAGCCTCTGCTACTCTCACTATAGCTTCAAGTTGACTAAAGATCAGGGGACTGTCTCTTTACCGAATGGTGATCGGAATGGCAGATCTTCGTCCAGAATCCACCTCCTGTTTGTGCATAGACTCCCGAATGAGCACATATCTGTTCACTAATGTCTCCGCCGCGGAACTGGTAAGCCGAGGACCACAGTGACTGCATAGTGAGTACTTTAAAAGTCAACCTCCTACAGTAGCCAATATATCGTTTCAAAAAATCCAAGGACAACCCCGAAGTAGAAGAGACATAACTAGAATGTATATTAATCACATGTTTGGCTATAGTCTACAACTAATACACATATCTCGACCATATCATTGTCGTGGGTGTCCTTCATTAGAAAGATCATATCAAAACGGGACAAAATGGTGGGCATAAAGTCAATGTTCTCGTCACCCTTGGACTCGTCCCATTGTCCATAGACGCTGTTTGCAGCTGCCAAGACAGCACACCGTGAGTTGAGTGTTGAGACCAGTCCGGCCTTGGCTATGGAAATGGTTTGTTGTTCCATTGCCTCGTGAATGGCCACTCGATCGTCTTCGTTCATCTTGTCAAACTCGTCAATACAGACCACTCCTCCGTCCGCCAAGACCATCGCCCCCCCATCGATCACAAAATTcctctaaaaatatttttctataacaAACAGAGTTTTGATCACGGTTTACGGAGGCAGTCAATCCAGCAGCACTACTACCCTTACCAGAAGTATAGATCTGGCCATAATTCAGACAAATACCCCAATTGGAGAACACTGCTCTACAAATTTGAGCAATTGACTCTTGGCAGTGCCGGGATCCCCCAACAACAAGACGTTAATATCCCCACGGCGTATAATCCCGTCCGGAAGTCTAACAATCAAACAATTAAAATAGACATTTTTCTACTTCCACCAAAGACGAGACAAGCCAAAGCCTTTTTTACGTCCCTCGACCCAAAGATCGAAGGCGCGATCGAATCGGCTATAACGTCATGAACATTCTTTTGACTGGCCAGAGCTCGAAACTGACCTTCCTCCACGTCGGAATACTTGATGGCAGTGGAGATAGTCCCGTCTATTCCCAACACTCTCAAATACGGTCTCCGTGTTCCCACAGCTCGATCCTTCCCGGTTTTTCTCACGGAATAGATCCCAACCACCGAAATCCAATTCCCAggaactgctctctcacataaatGTCGGTCGCAGAACAACAGCAAATGTCGGGGCACTTCTCCCGTAGGAACAGCGTCGGGGGTCTCCTGTAGTTTCAATACTTGATAGTCCACACACGTGCACTTTTCAGGGACTATAAAATACGGATCCAACGGACACTGCGGTGACTGCTGACTAGCCAATCAGTCAATACATCACCATTTTCGGGGAAGATTATAACCATCTAAACCAATATCAATTGGAATGTTATTGATGGTTGTGGAACATCCTCGGCATTGGATTGTAATTGCGCGGGCTTTTGCCTTGAGAGAAGACGCCGAGATGACGATTCCTTGGACTTTTATGAGGCGGGAGACGTCAGAAGACTTTTTGTGCTTTTGGGAGATCTACCTTTATATTTCGAATGAGGGAGACGTTGGCCGTCCATGTTAGCATAACTTGAATTGGCTGGTCGTCCACAAGTTGAGAGTCATTCACAACTTGAACAGCTGTCTGTTTGATAGCATCCTCGAACTTTTGAGTCATATGAAAATTTGTACAAGACTGATGTTTTCAGATGGACGTTTGATGAGAGAGTCAAAGAGGGATTCCTCAAATCGTTGAATATCTTCTAATTCGATTATGAGGAAGTGGGATTTTGAGATTATGGTTTCCTTGAGTTGTTGACTTTGAATAAAAAACGTAAATAAACCGGTAGATATAATCAAATTCTTGGCCATGGAAATTGAGGATAAAGTTCGTGAATTTGTTTATTAATTCTGTGTTTAAATTTTCAGTATTTTCTAAGTTTGTAAGTAATCCGAGTCCATCGCTAAAGTAAACTTCACCCACATCGAAGCCTGACATTATAGACCAGCCcgcttattaatatttttaataattatttgtcATTCATTAGTAGAATATAAAAAATTCTTGAATTGTATAAAATTCCAAGAGATAGAATTTCTTTATGAAGCTTTAACAAATTTAGCCCAAGGATTTGTAATAAAGAAGGAATTGAAACCAATGGTTCATCGCTTTTGGAGCATAAATGATCGGATTTGTGTATTTCAAATCAGCATGAATAAGCTTTGCTTATCTAAAAGCTTACTATCCATTATAAACTTATACGCACCCCATAGTGGATTGATTGAAAAAGACCCCACTGAGATAAACTTGTTCTACTCTTGCCTGTCTGAAGCTTATTCTGAACTTGTTCACTCGTCACTAACTATCATTGTTGGCGACCTTAACGCCAAAGTGGAATTACGAAGAAACCTGGATGAAACCTTCATGGGAAAACACGGGAGAGGAATAAAGAACGTGGCAGGAACATTACTTTCCGATTTTTGTCAGGCAAACAGTCTATTCATTTGCAACACTGCATTCATGCACCCTGCAAGACACAAAACTACTTGGACGGGGTTTAGGAAGAATTTATCCgggaaatttataaacatttacaacCAGATAGATTATATAATCTGTCGATCTAAAGACAAAGCTCTTTTCACTGACGCAAGGTCATATGGTGGGTCAAACATTGACAGTGACCACAAAATGGTCATTGCAAGAATATCACTGAATAAACATCTAAACAAATATCAAAGGGAGGCAGGATATCCTTAGGAAGAGAAAACTCGACCTAAATGGACTCTCAATACAACAAAGGGACATGACTATAGGAAATGCCTTGATACGTATTTGGGAAGTGTGGAAACAAATCAACCATTCCCCAAACTCTGGGGACAAATCCAAGAATCAATACGAGGAGCAGCGGAGAAACAGCTCATGGACACAGAAATTGTTACCACATCACAAAATGGAACAACTGAGATATCGCTCCTTGTGAAGAAACAAAAATCTATTTGGTTACAATATTTAAATACGGAGGACAAGCAAATCAAAAGAAAACTTGGTCGGGAAAATCAAATATTAAGAAGATCAAGAAGTGCGTGTCCTATATGTCAAGGAAGGAGGCTGAGATACAGATCAAGACCATGGAAGCCTTGAAAGACAATGGAAAGTATTATGAAGCGATCAGAttattacgaggacgtaaacacagacaacCACTAATCATAAATGACAAAATGGAAGACGAATTGCAGATTCCGCAGAATTAGCAGAACTAATCGTTGGCCACTTCGAGAAACTGTTTAGATCCAACAGCAAAGGAATTGATGAATATACCGGGCATCCCAGGAAATTGGAGTTGGAAATAACTCCTGCAGAAGTGCAAAGAGCATGTGCTAAGCTCAAAAACAATAAAAGCCCAGGACCAGACGGACTAGGACCAGAGCTACTCAAGTATGGAAGTGAAAAGCTAAATGTCCTCATTGCGGACCTCTTCAACGgaatgtttaaaacaaacaacCATTTACCCCTTGGACGAAGGATACTGGTCCCTGTCCAAAAACCGAACAAAGCTGAGGGAAAAGTGGAGAATCTGAGGCTAGTAATTCTTATGAATAGCATACGGAAAGTTTTTCAATCATTACGCTAGAAAGAATAAAACCTCGCACCGAACTATTTATATCTGCATTTCATAGCGGATTTCGGGAAGGAAGATCGACTTCTGACATCGTGTTGACCCATAGATGGCATTGTTCCACCATTCAAAGGTTCAAAAATGCGACATACATTCTTGGCATTGATATGTCAAGAGCTTTTGATTTGATTAATCGTCATAAATTAGTGGAATTCCTTGCAGGATTCCTTGATGAATCTTCTATCCGGATGATCAGGGCACTATTATCAGAAACCTATCTATCGGTCAGAGTACGATATAAGTGTTCTAAACCATTTGAATCAACATCTGGAACACCTCAAGGGGATCTACTATCTCCGATACTGTTTGTCATATATCTGGAAGCTGCATTGAGAGAACTAAAACCATACTATAAAGGAAATATCAATGTGGtggcatacgcggatgacgtggATTTTATTTCTTCCGACAGGGACGCTCTGGAAAGCCTACTGGAGGTGATGCCAAATAGACTTGCTGAGTGGTTCCTCAATGTAAATGTTGAGAAAACAGAATTTACTGAACTACCAAAACAGAAGTTTAAGCTGGACGAACATTggagaaaagtaaagaaactcAGATCTCTATTGGGAGACGAACAAGACGTGACTATGCGAAAAACACATGCAAACAGTGCACTACGCAGCTTAAAGGAAAATTGGCTAAAACGCAAAGGACTCAGCACAAAAACACGGATACGACTACACAATTCACTAGTGAAGCCAATACTCTTATATAACGCCGGAACTTGGGGACTTTCCGCTACAGACAATGACAATTTAGACTTTTTTCACAGAGATCACCTCCGACGTACTCTAGCCTCCAAGTGGATTCAAGGCTGAGTGGCAGAACAGTTTATACCAGAACATCATGCTGTGCTTGAAGAACTTGGTAGTTTTTCGAAGCTCCTGGGTTCGAATCTCACTGTTATCGTTTCGGTCGTAGGTTTCATGCATATTACATGCACCCCGGATTGACGAGTGACGCCGTCAACAGTGATACACCACTGCGGAACCGGATGTCTATCTCAGCcacaacacaaaagaaatatagATGGAGCAGAGACACACTTCTTCGTTTGAATTCTCTTCGTTTGGATTAGCTAGTTTCTTAATAACATGTTCTCTCTGTGTCTTGATGTTATGTGGCCCCACAAGCTTTGTCATGATCCATGGCATCGCGAAAGTGCgtctaataataattacaacatatGAAAGACTGTTCACCCAAAACGTATTCCCCGCTCTACTGTCTACAACAAGTGGTCACTTCAACTCAATGTAGGCCACGACTTGTTTTCCCTGGACTAATTTTTCCACGTGACTGTTCACTTGGGTATTCCACTCAGAATTCATATTGCACGGCACAATCCCACTCAAATACACATCCACGGACTGACTCCACTCACTCATCTGGCCTGATCTGCTGTTTCTGGTTAGAAAAGTATTTAAGAATGTCAATGTTGAGTTGCTTGGCTGTTTCTCAGAGGTTTTTGTGCACGATCCGGAATCGGATTGGAAAATGATCTGACAACGGAAATGGAATGCGTACACCACAAAGAGCACCCGATGACGGAAGACCATCAGACTCAGGGTCATCAAAATAGTCAAAAAGTGCAAGTCCCCATGACTGTTCGGAAATTGAAATCCCAAACTAGGAAATACTTAAGTCAATTCAACTGGCAAAATCCAAACTGTACAAATGTCCTACAAACAGTTCTTCCTTTTGAAAGCAAAACTACTCAGGGCGTCAGGAATCGGCAACTGGGCACGACTCATCAAATCCACAAAAAAATTGCAAAGCGCATACAAACCAAAGAGCGAGTTGTGTATTACAACATGAGAAGAGACAGTCTACACCATAATTGCCCAAACTACCTTCGACAATCCCAGCCGAGCTCGTCCTGGACACACTGAGTATAACCGTAATGCACAATATCGGTAGCACTAATTTGCCCGACTAACCCATATGCAGTGACATCGTCCATTACTGATTATATACAGTGCCTGACAAAAAAATGGATTTGTAATAAATcgactttttttaaaataaattataatttaattttcttacatcattcttggtaaaattagaattatttttgtaatttttaaaattatttctggcttttagaatttaattttaaagcagAATTTACAATTTGCCGGACAAAAAAATTGGATTTGGACCAAAAAATTGGATTTTCGTATAAATGAAGCGTAATTCAAAAATCCATTTATCTGATTTTTGATGAAACAATACAATACAATTAATCTCGAGGAATGAACCCTCAATTTCTGCTGTGTCTCTTTCTGAGATAAAAACTCAATTTAATGTGGACGTATCTCCCAGAACAATTGGTCGTATACTAAATTCATTTGGATTACATGCCCGAGTTGCTAAACACAAACCTCTTTTAACATCAAAAAACATCGAAGCCAGATGGTTAATTGCGAAAAAGTTTTTAGCCATATCTGACGAAGAATGGAAGAAAGTCATCTTCTCCGATGAGTCATGTTTTGAGGCCTCTCTCGTTGGGTGTGTTCTTCTtgctctttctttcctccttcttaTTTAAATGATGGTCTCCACTCcgtctctcctccccctcttgaCAATCCTTCAGATCCATTTTTGTTGGATTTTGAATCTGTCCTTAAATTGATTTATGATTACCGTGCTTCCTTCCGCATTCCTATTCGAATCCCAAAATCAGCCCGTATTTCGGTGGCCCAAAACCTTTCTTCTTTAATTGATTCTGTCATTTCCGATCCATCCATTCATAATTGGAATCGTTTATTCCTTTTCCCAACTTTTGCGTTGGGCTCCCCTGCTCGTCGCCCGGGTGCCGATGGCTCCTTTGTTTCTCTCTTGAAAAAGAATATGAGTCAGTTTATGAATGGCTCTTTCGCTCCATCTCCCTCTCATTTACATTCTACCGCTAAGCCCTCGTCGAAGGACAGTTCTAAACGT contains:
- the LOC118761448 gene encoding LOW QUALITY PROTEIN: DNA replication licensing factor mcm5-A-like (The sequence of the model RefSeq protein was modified relative to this genomic sequence to represent the inferred CDS: substituted 2 bases at 2 genomic stop codons), which codes for MSGFDVGEVYFSDGLGLLTNLENTENLNTELINKFTNFILNFHGQEFDYIYRFIYHKKSSDVSRLIKVQGIVISASSLKAKARAITIQCRGCSTTINNIPIDIGLDGYNLPRKWXCIDXLASQQSPQCPLDPYFIVPEKCTCVDYQVLKLQETPDAVPTGEVPRHLLLFCDRHLCERAVPGNWISVVGIYSVRKTGKDRAVGTRRPYLRVLGIDGTISTAIKYSDVEEGQFRALASQKNVHDVIADSIAPSIFGSRDVKKALACLVFGGSRKMSILIV
- the LOC115229770 gene encoding uncharacterized protein LOC115229770; its protein translation is MSRAFDLINRHKLVEFLAGFLDESSIRMIRALLSETYLSVRVRYKCSKPFESTSGTPQGDLLSPILFVIYLEAALRELKPYYKGNINVVAYADDVDFISSDRDALESLLEVMPNRLAEWFLNVNVEKTEFTELPKQKFKLDEHWRKVKKLRSLLGDEQDVTMRKTHANSALRSLKENWLKRKGLSTKTRIRLHNSLVKPILLYNAGTWGLSATDNDNLDFFHRDHLRRTLASKWIQG